One Keratinibaculum paraultunense genomic window carries:
- a CDS encoding D-alanine--D-alanine ligase family protein, with translation MKKRVAVVFGGRSVEHEVSVITGLQVIENMDRDKYHIIPIYINKKGKWFTGESLMEFKNFKENKLDDIQEVILTPITNDHNLYNHPENIGLFKKKIIDKIDVVFPTIHGTNGEDGTIQGLFELMNIPYVGSGVLASSVGMDKIIMKDVFKANNLPIVDYRWFYRKEWIENQERIINIIEESLDYPVFVKPANLGSSIGISKAKDKDGFIKAMEIATRYDRKIIVEKSVENPREINCAVMGYDDNVIASLCEEPLGWEEILTFEDKYINSNVKGTGKEGSRRIIPADIDDNIREKIEDIAKKSFISIDGRGNARIDFLLAKDGKIYVNEINTLPGSIAFYLWEGKGYSFKELIDNMIDIAIKVHEDKNDNMYHYDADLFNKIHLGGSKAKKM, from the coding sequence TTGAAAAAACGAGTAGCAGTTGTATTTGGTGGGCGTAGTGTGGAACATGAAGTATCAGTAATAACAGGGCTTCAAGTGATAGAAAATATGGATAGGGACAAATATCATATAATCCCAATCTATATTAATAAAAAAGGCAAATGGTTTACAGGGGAAAGTTTAATGGAATTTAAAAATTTCAAAGAAAACAAATTAGATGATATACAAGAAGTGATATTAACACCTATAACAAATGATCATAATTTATACAATCATCCAGAAAATATTGGGCTGTTTAAGAAAAAAATAATAGATAAAATAGATGTAGTATTTCCTACAATACATGGGACAAATGGGGAAGACGGTACTATTCAAGGATTATTTGAGCTTATGAATATCCCTTATGTAGGCTCTGGTGTATTAGCTTCATCAGTGGGAATGGATAAGATAATTATGAAGGATGTATTTAAAGCTAATAATCTTCCTATAGTAGATTACAGATGGTTCTATAGAAAAGAATGGATAGAAAACCAAGAAAGAATAATAAATATAATTGAAGAAAGTTTAGATTATCCAGTGTTTGTAAAACCAGCTAATCTTGGTTCAAGTATAGGTATATCTAAAGCTAAGGATAAAGATGGATTTATTAAAGCAATGGAGATTGCTACAAGATATGATAGAAAGATAATAGTAGAAAAATCTGTAGAAAATCCAAGAGAAATAAATTGTGCAGTGATGGGTTACGATGATAATGTGATAGCTTCATTATGTGAAGAACCCTTAGGTTGGGAGGAGATATTAACTTTTGAAGATAAATATATAAATAGCAATGTTAAAGGAACAGGAAAAGAAGGAAGTAGAAGAATAATTCCAGCAGATATAGATGATAATATAAGGGAGAAAATAGAAGACATTGCTAAAAAATCTTTTATATCTATTGATGGAAGGGGAAATGCTAGGATAGATTTCCTTTTAGCTAAGGATGGAAAAATATATGTAAATGAAATTAATACTTTGCCTGGTTCTATTGCTTTTTATCTATGGGAAGGAAAAGGATACTCTTTTAAAGAGCTGATAGATAATATGATAGATATAGCAATAAAAGTTCATGAAGATAAAAATGATAATATGTATCATTATGATGCAGATTTATTTAATAAAATTCATTTAGGTGGTAGTAAAGCTAAAAAAATGTAA
- a CDS encoding UDP-N-acetylmuramoyl-tripeptide--D-alanyl-D-alanine ligase: MNLLNKLIAFLLILLWVYFLMDRSKFFLHMIQLEGYKNDEYRKWLSKSGKAYDDKLKKSMKIISIMTIVYLIYIILFRKGTQFNIFVLYAFYIVWTLCMFLARTKDEEAKKPLVFTKRATRLYITNLILNIVLLLIIRTICVKSINDAILCSPIVLFIGTLLYYFQPETMYVSNILIKPVEDSINRWYFRQAQEKIDSMEDLYVIGITGSFGKTSTKFITSTILKQRYKVLSTPESYNTPMGLSKVINNELTEEYQVFIAEMGARNIGDIKELVQLTKPKIGVITSIGPAHLETFKNIDNIMKTKYELIEELSIDGIAIFNYDNEYVKKLADKTFKEKILYGMENIEELDIYAEDVEVSELGSTFTIKDKKGNSIRCTTKLLGKHNIYNILAGVSVAVAMGMNFEEIKRGIQKIEPIPHRLDIINPGTGIIIIDDAFNSNPIGAKAALDVLSQFKEGRKIIVTPGMVELGEKEAEANREFGVNIGKVCDYVILVGKKRTIPIYEGLMEVDYNENNIFVVKDLDEATQVIQKIAKPKDVILFENDLPDNYEE; this comes from the coding sequence GTGAATTTATTGAATAAGCTAATAGCTTTTTTACTAATTCTTTTATGGGTATACTTTCTAATGGATAGATCAAAATTTTTCTTACATATGATACAATTAGAAGGATATAAAAATGACGAATATAGAAAATGGCTTTCAAAAAGTGGCAAAGCTTATGATGACAAATTGAAAAAATCTATGAAAATTATTTCTATTATGACTATAGTATACTTAATTTATATTATATTATTTAGGAAAGGAACACAGTTTAATATATTTGTACTTTATGCTTTCTATATTGTATGGACCTTATGTATGTTTTTGGCAAGAACTAAGGATGAGGAAGCAAAAAAACCTTTGGTATTTACTAAACGTGCTACAAGGCTTTATATAACTAATTTAATATTAAATATTGTTTTATTGTTAATAATACGTACAATATGCGTTAAAAGTATAAATGATGCTATATTATGTTCCCCAATAGTATTATTTATTGGAACTCTACTATATTATTTTCAACCGGAAACTATGTATGTATCCAATATATTGATTAAACCTGTTGAAGATAGTATCAATAGATGGTATTTTCGGCAAGCGCAAGAAAAGATAGATTCCATGGAGGATTTATATGTTATAGGTATAACTGGTAGTTTTGGTAAAACTAGTACTAAATTTATAACTAGTACCATATTAAAACAAAGGTATAAAGTGCTTAGTACTCCAGAAAGTTATAATACTCCTATGGGATTAAGCAAGGTTATAAATAATGAATTAACTGAGGAATATCAAGTATTTATAGCTGAAATGGGTGCTAGAAATATAGGAGATATTAAAGAGTTAGTTCAACTTACTAAACCTAAAATAGGAGTTATTACTTCTATTGGACCTGCTCATTTAGAAACTTTTAAAAATATAGACAATATAATGAAAACCAAATATGAATTAATAGAAGAATTGTCTATTGATGGGATAGCCATATTCAATTATGATAATGAATATGTAAAAAAATTAGCTGATAAGACCTTTAAAGAAAAAATATTATATGGTATGGAAAATATTGAAGAATTAGATATATATGCTGAAGATGTAGAGGTATCTGAACTAGGTTCTACATTTACTATAAAGGATAAAAAAGGAAACAGCATAAGATGCACTACAAAACTATTAGGTAAGCATAATATCTATAATATATTAGCAGGGGTTAGTGTGGCTGTGGCTATGGGAATGAATTTTGAAGAGATTAAACGAGGTATACAAAAAATAGAACCTATTCCTCATAGATTAGATATAATAAATCCAGGAACTGGAATAATAATAATTGATGATGCATTTAATTCTAATCCCATAGGTGCAAAAGCAGCTTTAGACGTATTAAGTCAATTTAAAGAAGGTAGAAAAATTATTGTAACTCCAGGTATGGTGGAATTGGGAGAAAAAGAAGCTGAAGCAAATAGAGAATTTGGAGTAAATATAGGTAAGGTATGTGACTATGTTATTTTAGTAGGCAAGAAACGAACTATTCCTATATATGAAGGATTAATGGAAGTAGATTATAATGAAAATAATATATTTGTTGTAAAAGATTTAGATGAAGCTACACAAGTGATTCAAAAAATAGCAAAACCTAAAGATGTAATATTATTTGAAAATGATTTACCAGATAATTATGAAGAATAG
- a CDS encoding alpha/beta fold hydrolase, with amino-acid sequence MKITIEDMKINYICEGEGQDVLVLHGWGANIDTVMPIINLLKSNFKVYALDLPGFGSSDEPKEVYGSKEYAEIVKKFIDYMEMKRVILIGHSFGGKISIWLGSLYPEIVDKIVLIDSAGLIPKRGLKYYIKVYSFKLLKAIYKGVFFWVDEKSKMERFYRKFGSDDYKAAQGIMRKILVKVVNENLKPLLKTIQAPTLLIWGDEDTATPLYMGKIMEKEIPDSGLVVLKGAGHYSYLDKFNEFSIILNAFLLPNK; translated from the coding sequence ATGAAAATAACTATCGAAGATATGAAAATAAACTATATATGTGAAGGAGAAGGTCAAGATGTACTAGTTCTTCATGGGTGGGGAGCTAATATAGATACTGTCATGCCTATAATCAATCTTTTAAAGTCAAATTTTAAGGTATATGCATTGGATTTACCTGGATTTGGCAGTAGTGATGAACCGAAGGAAGTATATGGTTCTAAAGAATATGCTGAAATTGTAAAGAAATTTATTGATTATATGGAAATGAAAAGGGTAATATTAATAGGTCATTCTTTTGGAGGAAAAATTTCTATATGGTTAGGAAGTTTATATCCAGAAATAGTTGATAAAATAGTACTTATAGATAGTGCAGGATTAATTCCAAAGAGAGGTTTAAAATATTATATTAAGGTATATAGTTTTAAACTATTAAAGGCTATATACAAAGGAGTTTTTTTCTGGGTAGACGAAAAAAGTAAGATGGAAAGGTTTTATAGAAAATTTGGTTCAGATGATTACAAAGCTGCCCAAGGAATAATGAGGAAAATATTAGTAAAGGTGGTTAACGAAAACTTAAAACCTTTATTAAAAACCATACAAGCACCTACATTGTTGATTTGGGGAGATGAAGATACAGCTACTCCCCTATATATGGGTAAGATCATGGAAAAGGAAATACCTGATAGTGGATTAGTAGTGCTAAAAGGAGCAGGACATTATTCATATTTAGATAAATTTAATGAATTTTCTATAATACTTAATGCTTTTTTACTACCAAATAAGTAG
- a CDS encoding sodium-translocating pyrophosphatase produces the protein MDFVMIGAPIVGILALLFALYKANYIEKMSPGNDRMKEIASFIEEGAMAFLKREYRALSIFVVVLFIILIVAINWQTAISFILGAMFSVFAGYFGMRVATRANVRTTNAAKEKGMNEALNVAFSGGSVMGMCVVGLGVIGVSVLYMLFPDPSIITGFGLGASSIALFARVGGGIYTKAADVGADLVGKVEAGIPEDDPRNPAVIADNVGDNVGDVAGMGADLFESYVGAIISAITLGLAAYGEKGVKFALALSSVGILASIIGVYFVRGDKDPQKALNNGTLVSSIITVIFAFILSRSILDSTKPFIAILAGLAVGLIIARITEYYTSADYVPVKRIASESETGAGTNIIAGLSVGMMSTGGPIIVIAIGILVAFYASGGLSEPISGLYGIALAAVGMLSTAGMTIAVDAYGPIADNAGGIAEMCDLPEEVRDITDKLDSVGNTTAAVGKGFAIGSAALTALALFASYTQAVHLSGINLTEPDVIAGLFIGGMLPFLFSAMTMEAVGKAAFSMIEEVRRQFKEIPGIMEGKATPDYSTCVDISTKAALKEMVIPGVLAVIVPVLIGLLLGPEALGGLIAGALITGVLMAIFMANAGGAWDNAKKYIEEGNHGGKGSEAHKAAVVGDTVGDPFKDTSGPSLNILIKLMTIVSLVFAQLFLNYGGILLNLFK, from the coding sequence ATGGATTTTGTAATGATAGGTGCACCAATAGTTGGTATACTTGCATTATTATTTGCTCTTTATAAAGCGAACTATATAGAAAAGATGAGTCCTGGCAATGACAGGATGAAAGAAATAGCATCTTTTATAGAAGAAGGAGCTATGGCATTTTTAAAACGAGAGTATAGAGCACTTTCTATATTTGTTGTTGTTCTATTTATCATATTAATAGTAGCAATTAATTGGCAAACAGCAATATCTTTCATATTAGGAGCTATGTTCTCTGTATTTGCTGGATATTTTGGTATGAGAGTAGCTACAAGAGCTAATGTAAGAACTACCAACGCGGCTAAGGAAAAAGGCATGAATGAAGCACTAAATGTAGCTTTTTCTGGTGGATCAGTAATGGGTATGTGTGTTGTTGGGCTAGGTGTAATAGGAGTATCAGTACTATATATGTTGTTTCCAGATCCATCTATTATCACAGGTTTTGGTTTAGGAGCTTCATCTATAGCGTTATTTGCTAGAGTAGGTGGAGGAATATATACTAAAGCAGCTGATGTAGGTGCTGACTTAGTAGGTAAAGTAGAAGCAGGTATTCCTGAAGACGACCCAAGAAATCCTGCAGTAATAGCTGATAATGTTGGAGATAATGTAGGAGACGTAGCAGGTATGGGTGCTGATTTATTTGAATCTTATGTAGGAGCCATAATATCTGCAATCACGTTAGGATTAGCAGCTTATGGTGAAAAAGGGGTTAAGTTTGCTTTAGCTTTATCTTCGGTAGGAATATTAGCTTCCATTATAGGAGTTTATTTTGTAAGAGGAGATAAAGATCCTCAAAAGGCATTAAACAATGGAACGCTAGTTTCATCTATTATAACAGTTATATTTGCATTTATTTTAAGTAGAAGTATTTTAGATTCAACCAAGCCTTTTATAGCTATTTTGGCTGGTTTAGCAGTAGGTCTTATAATTGCTAGAATTACTGAATATTATACATCAGCAGATTATGTACCAGTAAAAAGAATTGCAAGTGAATCAGAAACAGGTGCTGGTACCAATATAATTGCAGGTTTGTCCGTTGGTATGATGTCCACTGGAGGTCCAATTATAGTGATAGCTATTGGTATATTGGTTGCATTTTATGCATCAGGAGGTTTATCAGAACCAATTTCAGGATTATATGGTATAGCTTTAGCAGCAGTAGGAATGCTTTCAACAGCAGGTATGACTATTGCAGTAGATGCATATGGTCCAATTGCTGACAATGCTGGCGGAATTGCAGAGATGTGTGATTTACCAGAAGAAGTAAGGGATATTACAGATAAATTAGACTCTGTTGGGAATACAACAGCTGCAGTAGGTAAGGGATTTGCAATAGGTTCGGCAGCTTTAACAGCTTTAGCATTATTTGCTTCTTATACTCAAGCAGTACATTTAAGTGGAATAAACTTAACAGAACCAGATGTAATTGCAGGTTTGTTTATAGGAGGAATGTTACCATTTCTATTTTCAGCTATGACTATGGAAGCAGTTGGGAAGGCTGCTTTTAGTATGATAGAAGAAGTAAGGAGACAATTTAAAGAAATTCCAGGGATAATGGAAGGTAAAGCAACGCCAGATTACAGTACTTGTGTTGATATAAGTACAAAAGCAGCACTAAAGGAAATGGTAATACCAGGAGTATTGGCAGTAATTGTACCTGTATTAATTGGGCTATTACTAGGTCCAGAGGCTTTAGGAGGACTTATAGCTGGAGCATTAATTACAGGTGTACTTATGGCTATATTTATGGCAAATGCTGGAGGAGCTTGGGATAACGCTAAGAAGTATATAGAAGAAGGAAACCATGGTGGCAAGGGTAGCGAAGCTCATAAGGCAGCAGTAGTTGGAGATACAGTAGGAGATCCATTCAAAGATACTTCAGGACCATCATTAAATATACTTATAAAGTTGATGACCATTGTATCCCTAGTATTTGCACAGCTTTTCTTAAATTATGGTGGAATATTATTAAATTTATTTAAATAA
- the secG gene encoding preprotein translocase subunit SecG, translating to MTIFFSVLILISSILLIVTVLFQESKSEGLGAISGGAEKIWGKTRARTMEATLRKITTISAIVFMISAIVLAAIQ from the coding sequence ATGACTATCTTTTTTTCAGTTTTAATTCTTATATCTAGTATTCTATTAATTGTAACAGTATTATTTCAGGAGAGCAAATCAGAAGGTTTAGGAGCTATCAGTGGTGGTGCTGAAAAGATTTGGGGTAAAACAAGAGCGAGAACTATGGAAGCAACTCTTAGAAAAATAACCACAATTTCTGCAATTGTGTTTATGATATCTGCAATAGTACTTGCAGCAATACAATAA
- a CDS encoding GNAT family N-acetyltransferase: MSKIKTNIRTFQEKDKEAIIELIANFRVDLAGLKGIEKEQNMDMAKEELRDYIDNKYPIFIAEDKGNIIVGYLVCKVERDIVWAESLYVLPEYRRRGIASLLFNEAEKVAEKLGGDTVYNWVHPNNDGIIKFLDKRGYNVLNLIEIRKPWKGEINNQKIKVDKHEFRY; the protein is encoded by the coding sequence ATGTCTAAAATTAAAACAAATATACGCACTTTCCAAGAAAAAGATAAAGAAGCTATTATAGAATTAATTGCAAATTTTAGAGTAGATCTAGCGGGATTAAAAGGGATTGAAAAAGAGCAAAATATGGATATGGCAAAGGAAGAATTGAGAGATTACATAGATAATAAATATCCTATATTTATTGCAGAAGACAAAGGAAATATAATAGTAGGGTATTTGGTTTGTAAGGTGGAAAGAGATATTGTTTGGGCAGAGTCTCTTTATGTATTACCAGAATATAGAAGAAGGGGTATAGCTTCATTACTATTTAATGAAGCAGAAAAGGTAGCAGAAAAACTTGGAGGTGATACGGTATATAATTGGGTTCATCCAAATAATGATGGAATAATTAAATTCTTGGATAAAAGAGGATACAATGTTTTAAACTTAATCGAAATACGTAAACCATGGAAAGGAGAAATAAATAATCAAAAGATAAAAGTAGATAAACACGAGTTTAGGTACTGA
- a CDS encoding DUF4846 domain-containing protein, with the protein MMRKLSIFFIIIFLVLLTSCRSIDNNSEPSSRHSLTEKNEVNKNTSHVIPEGSTIGTRYSTPDGFTRVKVNKGSFEEFLRNQKLKPYGEKALYYNGREKPSKGVYDSVIDVDIGDRNLHQCADAIMLLRGEYLYSIGDYEDIKFNFVSGFTAEYSKWMEGYRIKVEGNDVSYYKGTEPSNTYEDFRKFMDMVFAYSGTLSLEKEMDRVDIEDMKIGDVFIIGGSPGHAVIIVDMAMNNANEKIFIIAQSYMPAQQTQILINPNDENMSPWYSLKDKEKLKTPEWTFEIDTLRRF; encoded by the coding sequence ATGATGAGAAAGCTTAGCATTTTTTTTATTATTATTTTTCTAGTTTTGTTAACCAGCTGTAGATCAATTGATAACAACTCAGAACCGTCTTCTCGCCATAGTTTAACAGAAAAGAATGAAGTAAATAAAAATACTAGTCATGTCATTCCTGAAGGTAGTACAATTGGAACTAGGTATTCAACTCCAGATGGGTTTACAAGGGTTAAGGTAAACAAAGGCAGCTTTGAAGAATTTTTGAGAAATCAAAAGTTAAAGCCCTATGGAGAAAAGGCATTGTATTATAATGGTAGGGAAAAGCCATCAAAGGGAGTGTACGATAGTGTAATAGATGTTGACATTGGGGACAGGAATCTTCATCAATGTGCTGATGCTATCATGCTTTTACGTGGAGAATATTTATATTCTATTGGAGATTATGAGGATATTAAATTCAATTTTGTATCTGGCTTTACAGCAGAGTACAGTAAGTGGATGGAAGGATATAGAATTAAAGTGGAAGGAAATGATGTAAGCTATTATAAAGGAACCGAACCATCTAATACCTATGAGGATTTTAGAAAATTTATGGATATGGTATTTGCTTATTCTGGAACTTTGTCCTTAGAAAAAGAAATGGATAGGGTTGATATTGAAGATATGAAAATTGGCGATGTATTTATTATTGGTGGAAGCCCTGGTCATGCTGTTATTATTGTAGATATGGCAATGAATAATGCCAATGAAAAAATCTTTATCATAGCTCAATCCTATATGCCAGCCCAACAAACCCAAATACTTATCAATCCTAATGATGAAAACATGAGTCCTTGGTATTCACTAAAAGATAAAGAAAAATTGAAAACCCCAGAATGGACTTTTGAGATAGATACATTGAGAAGATTTTAA
- a CDS encoding pyruvate carboxylase — MQKKFKKVLVANRGEIAIRIFRACSELGIRTVGIYSNEDKNSLFRTKADESYLVGKDKGPIEAYLSIDEIINLALKKGVDAIHPGYGFLAESPEFARKCEEVGIEFIGPTYDMMQNLGDKIKSKKVASSVGVPTIPGIEEKVHSEEDAIKFANYCGYPVMLKAAAGGGGRGMRAVRDEKDLIREYYSAKNEAKKAFGVDDIFIEKYLEKPKHIEVQILGDKYGNIVHLYERDCSIQRRHQKVIEYTPAFSITEELRQRICNDAVKIAKAVNYRGAGTVEFLLDKYGNHYFIEVNPRIQVEHTVSEMVTGIDIVQSQILIAEGYSLDSKEIGIKGQESVEPRGYAIQCRVTTEDPLNNFSPDTGTIDIYRTGSGFGIRLDGGTGFAGATISPYYDSLLVKVTAWSRTFEDAVRKANRALREIKIRGVKTNVPFLINVLNHEDFLSGKCDTGFITYNPELFEISTKTDVELKVLNYIGEKVVNETRGYKPDFNIPRVPIVEIDREIYGTKQILDQYGPDGLIEWIKNKEGLLLTDTTMRDAHQSLMATRVRTIDMLRIAEATSILGKDLFSLEMWGGATFDVSYRFLKESPWTRLELLREKIPNILFQMLLRGSNAVGYRNYPDNVIREFVRESADKGIDVFRIFDSLNWIEGMKVAIDEVLNVGKIAEACICYTGDILDDSKDKYSLDYYIRTAKEIEKTGAHILGIKDMSSLLKPHAAYKLIKALKNEISIPIHLHTHDTSGNGVATVLMAAHAGVDIVDTAFNSMAGLTSQPALNSVVAALEHTDRNTGLNLDDLQLLSDYWSDIRPIYNKFESELKSGTTEIYKYEIPGGQYSNLRPQVESFGLGHRFEEVKAMYKTVNEMLGDIVKVTPTSKVVGDLAIFMVQNDLTPENIYDKGKDMAFPDSVVSYFKGMMGQPLGGFPERLQKLVLKGEEPITCRPGELLEPEDFQKIEKHLRENYNINPERKDILSFALYPKVFEDYLKYIEEQGDFSRMGSDIFFYGLKEGEIGEVEIVEGKTLVIKLLEIGEIDDEGYRTLYFEVNDSRRAIKIFDKASNIVKKESYIQMADKDDKFQIGASIPGVVAKILVEPGDKVKENQQVAVIEAMKMETNVTTSVEGTVKSIVVEEGQNVETGELLMVLE; from the coding sequence ATGCAGAAAAAGTTTAAAAAGGTTTTGGTTGCCAATAGAGGTGAGATTGCCATTAGGATATTTAGAGCTTGTAGTGAATTAGGGATAAGAACAGTAGGAATATACTCTAATGAAGATAAAAATTCCTTATTTAGAACAAAAGCAGATGAATCCTATTTAGTGGGAAAAGATAAAGGGCCAATAGAGGCCTATTTAAGTATAGATGAAATTATAAATCTTGCGTTGAAAAAAGGGGTAGATGCTATTCATCCAGGTTATGGATTTTTAGCTGAAAGTCCAGAGTTTGCAAGAAAGTGCGAAGAAGTAGGTATTGAATTTATAGGTCCCACCTATGATATGATGCAAAATTTAGGAGATAAGATAAAATCTAAAAAAGTAGCTAGTAGTGTAGGAGTACCAACTATTCCAGGGATAGAAGAAAAGGTGCACTCAGAAGAGGATGCCATAAAATTTGCAAATTATTGTGGCTATCCTGTTATGCTAAAAGCTGCTGCTGGTGGCGGTGGAAGAGGCATGAGGGCAGTAAGGGATGAAAAGGATTTAATAAGAGAATATTATAGTGCCAAAAATGAAGCCAAAAAGGCCTTTGGTGTAGACGATATATTTATTGAAAAATATCTTGAAAAGCCGAAGCATATAGAAGTACAAATATTAGGAGATAAATATGGAAATATAGTTCATCTATATGAAAGGGATTGTTCTATACAAAGAAGACATCAAAAAGTTATTGAATATACTCCAGCCTTTTCTATTACAGAAGAATTAAGGCAAAGAATATGTAATGATGCAGTGAAAATTGCAAAAGCTGTTAATTACAGAGGAGCAGGAACTGTGGAATTCCTATTGGATAAGTATGGCAACCACTACTTTATAGAAGTTAACCCAAGGATACAGGTGGAACACACTGTTTCAGAAATGGTTACAGGAATAGACATAGTTCAATCCCAGATTTTAATAGCAGAAGGTTATTCCCTTGATTCTAAAGAAATAGGAATTAAAGGACAGGAATCTGTGGAGCCAAGAGGATATGCTATTCAGTGTAGGGTAACAACAGAGGATCCACTAAATAACTTTTCTCCAGACACAGGTACTATTGATATATACAGAACTGGCTCTGGGTTTGGCATAAGGCTTGACGGAGGTACTGGATTTGCTGGTGCAACTATAAGTCCCTATTATGATAGTTTATTGGTAAAAGTAACTGCATGGTCTAGAACCTTTGAAGATGCAGTCAGAAAGGCTAATAGAGCATTGAGGGAGATAAAGATAAGAGGAGTAAAAACCAATGTTCCATTTTTGATAAATGTATTAAATCATGAAGATTTTTTAAGTGGTAAATGTGACACTGGATTTATTACCTATAATCCAGAGCTATTTGAAATAAGTACAAAAACCGATGTGGAGCTTAAAGTACTAAATTATATAGGGGAAAAGGTTGTAAATGAAACAAGAGGATACAAACCAGATTTTAATATTCCTAGAGTTCCAATAGTGGAAATAGATAGGGAGATTTATGGTACAAAACAAATATTAGACCAATATGGACCTGATGGATTGATTGAATGGATAAAAAATAAAGAAGGTTTGTTATTAACAGATACGACTATGAGGGATGCTCACCAATCCTTGATGGCTACTAGAGTGAGAACTATTGATATGTTAAGGATTGCAGAAGCAACTTCTATATTAGGTAAGGATTTATTTTCATTGGAGATGTGGGGAGGAGCTACATTTGATGTATCCTATAGGTTCTTAAAGGAATCTCCTTGGACTAGATTGGAACTTTTAAGGGAAAAAATACCTAATATATTATTTCAAATGTTATTGAGAGGTTCTAATGCAGTGGGATATAGAAATTATCCGGATAATGTTATAAGGGAATTTGTAAGAGAGTCAGCAGATAAAGGAATAGATGTTTTTAGAATATTTGATTCACTAAATTGGATAGAAGGAATGAAAGTGGCAATAGATGAAGTATTAAATGTAGGGAAAATAGCAGAAGCTTGTATATGTTATACTGGAGATATTTTAGATGATAGTAAGGATAAATATTCATTAGATTATTATATAAGGACTGCAAAAGAAATAGAAAAAACGGGAGCTCATATATTGGGAATTAAAGATATGTCTTCTCTTTTAAAACCTCATGCAGCATATAAACTTATTAAAGCATTGAAGAATGAAATTAGTATACCAATTCATCTTCATACTCATGATACTAGTGGAAACGGTGTAGCAACAGTATTGATGGCAGCCCATGCTGGAGTAGATATTGTAGATACTGCTTTCAATAGTATGGCAGGTTTAACAAGCCAACCAGCATTAAATTCAGTAGTTGCAGCCTTGGAACATACAGATAGAAATACAGGACTTAATTTGGATGATTTACAGCTACTTTCAGATTATTGGAGCGATATTAGACCAATATATAATAAGTTTGAATCAGAGCTAAAATCTGGAACTACAGAGATATATAAATATGAAATACCAGGAGGCCAATATTCAAATCTTAGACCTCAAGTGGAAAGTTTTGGATTAGGACATAGGTTTGAAGAAGTAAAAGCAATGTACAAAACTGTAAACGAAATGCTTGGAGATATTGTAAAGGTAACACCTACATCAAAAGTAGTAGGGGATTTAGCTATATTTATGGTTCAAAATGATCTAACTCCAGAAAATATCTATGATAAAGGAAAGGATATGGCTTTTCCAGATTCAGTAGTATCCTATTTTAAGGGAATGATGGGGCAGCCTCTAGGAGGTTTTCCTGAAAGACTTCAAAAATTAGTATTAAAAGGAGAAGAACCCATAACTTGTAGACCAGGAGAATTACTTGAACCAGAGGATTTTCAAAAGATAGAAAAGCATTTAAGAGAAAATTATAATATAAATCCAGAGAGAAAGGATATATTATCTTTTGCACTATATCCTAAGGTATTTGAAGATTATTTAAAATATATAGAAGAACAAGGGGATTTTAGTAGAATGGGTAGTGATATATTCTTCTATGGGCTTAAAGAAGGTGAAATTGGAGAAGTAGAAATTGTAGAAGGAAAAACTTTGGTTATAAAGCTTCTTGAAATAGGGGAAATAGATGATGAGGGATATAGGACCCTTTACTTTGAAGTTAATGATAGTAGAAGAGCTATAAAAATATTTGACAAAGCAAGTAATATAGTTAAGAAGGAATCTTATATTCAAATGGCAGACAAGGATGATAAATTTCAAATTGGTGCAAGTATTCCAGGAGTAGTAGCTAAAATATTAGTAGAACCAGGTGATAAAGTAAAAGAAAATCAGCAAGTTGCAGTAATAGAAGCCATGAAGATGGAAACCAATGTAACTACATCAGTTGAAGGTACTGTCAAATCTATAGTGGTTGAAGAAGGGCAAAATGTAGAGACAGGAGAATTGTTGATGGTGTTAGAATAG